The Pseudodesulfovibrio sediminis genome includes the window CTCTGGCTGAATCCGGTGTGCTGGAGAGTCGCCAGGGAGCCGGTACGTTTGTCAGTGAAGTGGACCCGTCGCAGGTGTCGGTCATTGAGTCGGTGTTATCCGGTGACCACGATATGCGGGACGTTTTTGCTGTGCGCAAAATGCTGGAACCGGAGATCGCGGCCCTGGCTGCGCAAAAGCGATCACCGGCTGAAATTTACAAGTTGGAGGCTATCCTGTCCGAACAGGAGGAGGCCGTCCGAAAAGGAGAAACCGGATCGGATTATGATCAGCGGTTTCATCGCATGTTGGCTGATGCTTCTGGTAATCTTGTATTACGCGAGATGGTCAAGGCATTGCATGATGCCTTTGCGCAAAGTCGGTCCATGATCATTCAATCAGAAGAGAGGCAACGCGCTTCTCTTGCCGCCCACCGCGCTATCGTGGAAGCGGTCAAGCATGGCCACGGCATGCAGGCCGAACGCGCGATGCGAGAGCATCTGGATGAAGTCGAAAACATCATTTTTGATAATCAAAAGTAAATATATTCAAGGAGATATTGATGAAAGAAATTAATGATAAGGCGCGTGAAATGATGAAGGGCTACTGCCGTGTCTGCAAAGTGTGTGACGGGCGTGCCTGTGCTGGCGAAGTGCCGGGTATGGGAGGTCTTGGAACCGCTTCTTCATTCAAGTCCAATGTGGAAGCGTTGGAAGGCATTCGTGTGAACATGCGTCTGCTTCATGACGCCACCGAACCAGACACCTCCACTTCACTGCTGGGCTACGACATGTCCATGCCGGTCATGGCCGCGCCGATCGGTGGTATCTCCTTTAACATGGGAGGAGCCATTACCGAAGATGCCTATACCGATGCCATAGTGGGCGGCTGCAAGGCTGCCGGTGTGGTCGGTTGTGTGGGTGACGGCGTGCCGCCCTATATCCATGAAGCCGGGTACGCTTCCATCAAGAAGAATGACGGCCTCGGCATCCCGTTCATCAAGCCGTGGGAAGGCGCAGAGCTTGACGAAAAACTTGAGTTGGCCCGCGCTGCCGGGTGCACGACGTTCGGCATGGATGTGGACGCCGCCGGTCTGATCACACTGCGTAAAATGGGACGTCCCGTATCTCCCAAGGCTCCGGCTGAATTGGCAAAGATCATCGAAAAGGTCCATTCCTGGGGTGCCAGGTTTGTGCTCAAGGGCATCATGACTCCTGATGAGGCCGCTCTGGCTGTGGAGGTCGGTGCCGATGCCATTGTGGTTTCCAATCATGGCGGGCGCGTACTTGATCACACTCCGGGGACAGCAGAGGTTCTTCAGGAAGTGTCCGAGGCAGTCAAGGGCCAACTGGTCGTGTTTGTGGATGGCGGTATCCGTACCGGTGTCGATGTGCTCAAGATGCTCGCGCTCGGTGCCGATGCCGTCATGGTCGGCCGTCCGGTCTCGGTCGCAGCCGTGGGCGGACTGCAGGAAGGCGTGGAGAAATACATGGAAACCCTCAGGGGGCAGCTCGTCGGAGCCATGGTCCTGACAGGGTGCAAAGATATTGCATCCGTGGACATCAACGTATTGTTCTAGGCTGTATTGAAAAGTATTCGGCAGGGAGGGGGAGCCTCCTGAAAAAAGCTTCCTCTCTCTGTTTATCGTTGTATCATTCGTGCTCTTTCCTACGCATCATGGCGATGCTCTCTAGGATTTGCATGGGATTGATGTTACATTTTAGGTAAGAATAACATATGATTACTACATATCTTCTTTACATCGTGTTGGGGGCGTTTGCCGGGGTTCTGGCCGGGCTGCTGGGTATCGGCGGCGGGTTGGTCATCGTCCCCATGCTCAATATCGCCTTTGAGTTGCAGGACTTCCCCATGGAACATATCCAGCATATCGCGCTCGGTACATCCATGGCGACCATCATTTTCACCTCCCTGTCGAGCATGCGCGCCCATCACAAGCGGGGAGCCATCAACTACTCGGCCTTTTGGCGGCTGACTCCCGGCATTATCGTCGGCACCTACCTCGGAG containing:
- a CDS encoding FadR/GntR family transcriptional regulator, with the protein product MDIKRVRKKSISEKIVAQLKEMIGQGQLKPGDRLPAERNLAEMFGVSRTTVREGIKALAESGVLESRQGAGTFVSEVDPSQVSVIESVLSGDHDMRDVFAVRKMLEPEIAALAAQKRSPAEIYKLEAILSEQEEAVRKGETGSDYDQRFHRMLADASGNLVLREMVKALHDAFAQSRSMIIQSEERQRASLAAHRAIVEAVKHGHGMQAERAMREHLDEVENIIFDNQK
- a CDS encoding alpha-hydroxy-acid oxidizing protein, whose amino-acid sequence is MKEINDKAREMMKGYCRVCKVCDGRACAGEVPGMGGLGTASSFKSNVEALEGIRVNMRLLHDATEPDTSTSLLGYDMSMPVMAAPIGGISFNMGGAITEDAYTDAIVGGCKAAGVVGCVGDGVPPYIHEAGYASIKKNDGLGIPFIKPWEGAELDEKLELARAAGCTTFGMDVDAAGLITLRKMGRPVSPKAPAELAKIIEKVHSWGARFVLKGIMTPDEAALAVEVGADAIVVSNHGGRVLDHTPGTAEVLQEVSEAVKGQLVVFVDGGIRTGVDVLKMLALGADAVMVGRPVSVAAVGGLQEGVEKYMETLRGQLVGAMVLTGCKDIASVDINVLF